The Papio anubis isolate 15944 chromosome 1, Panubis1.0, whole genome shotgun sequence genome window below encodes:
- the CD1C gene encoding T-cell surface glycoprotein CD1c isoform X3, translated as MVAEHGALSQEHVSFYIIQILSFANQSWAQSQGSGWLDELQTHGWESESGRIIFLHTWSKSNFSNEELSDLELLFRVYFFGLTREIQDHASQDYSKYPFEVQVKAGCELHSGKSPEGFFRVAFNGLDLLSFQNTTWVPSPDGGSLAPDVCHLLNHQYEGVTETVYNLIRSTCPRFLLGLLDAGKMYLHRQVRPEAWLSSRRSLGSGRLLLVCHASGFYPKPVWVTWMRNEQEQLGTKHGDVLPNADGTWYLQVILEVASEETAGLSCRVRHSSLGGQDIILYWGHHFSMNWIALIVLVSLVILIVLVLRFKKHCSYQDIL; from the exons ATGGTGGCAGAGCATGGGGCTCTGT CCCAGGAACACGTCTCATTCTATATTATCCAGATCTTATCATTTGCCAACCAATCCTGGGCACAAAGTCAGGGTTCAGGATGGCTGGATGAGTTGCAGACTCATGGCTGGGAGAGTGAATCAGGCAGAATAATTTTCCTGCACACCTGGTCCAAGAGCAACTTCAGCAACGAAGAGTTGTCAGACCTAGAGTTGTTATTTCGTGTCTACTTCTTTGGATTAACTCGGGAGATTCAAGACCATGCCAGTCAAGATTACTCAAAAT aTCCCTTTGAAGTACAGGTGAAAGCAGGCTGTGAACTGCATTCTGGAAAGAGCCCAGAAGGCTTCTTTCGGGTAGCTTTCAACGGATTAGATTTACTGAGTTTCCAAAATACAACATGGGTGCCATCTCCAGATGGCGGGAGTTTGGCTCCAGATGTCTGTCATCTACTCAATCATCAGTATGAAGGCGTCACAGAAACAGTGTATAATCTCATAAGAAGCACTTGCCCCCGATTTCTGTTGGGTCTCCTGGATGCAGGGAAGATGTATCTGCACAGGCAAG TGAGGCCAGAGGCCTGGCTGTCCAGTCGCCGCAGCCTTGGGTCTGGCCGTCTGTTGCTGGTTTGTCATGCCTCCGGCTTCTACCCAAAGCCTGTTTGGGTGACATGGATGCGGAATGAACAGGAGCAACTGGGCACTAAACACGGTGATGTTCTTCCTAATGCTGATGGGACATGGTATCTTCAGGTGATCTTGGAGGTGGCATCTGAGGAGACTGCTGGCCTGTCTTGTCGAGTGAGACACAGCAGTCTAGGAGGCCAGGACATCATCCTCTACTGGG GACACCACTTTTCCATGAATTGGATTGCCTTGATAGTGCTGGTGTCCTTGGTGATTCTAATAGTCCTTGTGTTACGGTTTAAGAAGCACTG CTCATATCAAGACATCCTGTGA
- the CD1C gene encoding T-cell surface glycoprotein CD1c isoform X1 → MLFLQFLLLAVLSGGDNADAAQEHVSFYIIQILSFANQSWAQSQGSGWLDELQTHGWESESGRIIFLHTWSKSNFSNEELSDLELLFRVYFFGLTREIQDHASQDYSKYPFEVQVKAGCELHSGKSPEGFFRVAFNGLDLLSFQNTTWVPSPDGGSLAPDVCHLLNHQYEGVTETVYNLIRSTCPRFLLGLLDAGKMYLHRQVRPEAWLSSRRSLGSGRLLLVCHASGFYPKPVWVTWMRNEQEQLGTKHGDVLPNADGTWYLQVILEVASEETAGLSCRVRHSSLGGQDIILYWGHHFSMNWIALIVLVSLVILIVLVLRFKKHCSYQDIL, encoded by the exons CAGCCCAGGAACACGTCTCATTCTATATTATCCAGATCTTATCATTTGCCAACCAATCCTGGGCACAAAGTCAGGGTTCAGGATGGCTGGATGAGTTGCAGACTCATGGCTGGGAGAGTGAATCAGGCAGAATAATTTTCCTGCACACCTGGTCCAAGAGCAACTTCAGCAACGAAGAGTTGTCAGACCTAGAGTTGTTATTTCGTGTCTACTTCTTTGGATTAACTCGGGAGATTCAAGACCATGCCAGTCAAGATTACTCAAAAT aTCCCTTTGAAGTACAGGTGAAAGCAGGCTGTGAACTGCATTCTGGAAAGAGCCCAGAAGGCTTCTTTCGGGTAGCTTTCAACGGATTAGATTTACTGAGTTTCCAAAATACAACATGGGTGCCATCTCCAGATGGCGGGAGTTTGGCTCCAGATGTCTGTCATCTACTCAATCATCAGTATGAAGGCGTCACAGAAACAGTGTATAATCTCATAAGAAGCACTTGCCCCCGATTTCTGTTGGGTCTCCTGGATGCAGGGAAGATGTATCTGCACAGGCAAG TGAGGCCAGAGGCCTGGCTGTCCAGTCGCCGCAGCCTTGGGTCTGGCCGTCTGTTGCTGGTTTGTCATGCCTCCGGCTTCTACCCAAAGCCTGTTTGGGTGACATGGATGCGGAATGAACAGGAGCAACTGGGCACTAAACACGGTGATGTTCTTCCTAATGCTGATGGGACATGGTATCTTCAGGTGATCTTGGAGGTGGCATCTGAGGAGACTGCTGGCCTGTCTTGTCGAGTGAGACACAGCAGTCTAGGAGGCCAGGACATCATCCTCTACTGGG GACACCACTTTTCCATGAATTGGATTGCCTTGATAGTGCTGGTGTCCTTGGTGATTCTAATAGTCCTTGTGTTACGGTTTAAGAAGCACTG CTCATATCAAGACATCCTGTGA
- the CD1C gene encoding T-cell surface glycoprotein CD1c isoform X2: MLFLQFLLLAVLSGGDNADAQEHVSFYIIQILSFANQSWAQSQGSGWLDELQTHGWESESGRIIFLHTWSKSNFSNEELSDLELLFRVYFFGLTREIQDHASQDYSKYPFEVQVKAGCELHSGKSPEGFFRVAFNGLDLLSFQNTTWVPSPDGGSLAPDVCHLLNHQYEGVTETVYNLIRSTCPRFLLGLLDAGKMYLHRQVRPEAWLSSRRSLGSGRLLLVCHASGFYPKPVWVTWMRNEQEQLGTKHGDVLPNADGTWYLQVILEVASEETAGLSCRVRHSSLGGQDIILYWGHHFSMNWIALIVLVSLVILIVLVLRFKKHCSYQDIL; the protein is encoded by the exons CCCAGGAACACGTCTCATTCTATATTATCCAGATCTTATCATTTGCCAACCAATCCTGGGCACAAAGTCAGGGTTCAGGATGGCTGGATGAGTTGCAGACTCATGGCTGGGAGAGTGAATCAGGCAGAATAATTTTCCTGCACACCTGGTCCAAGAGCAACTTCAGCAACGAAGAGTTGTCAGACCTAGAGTTGTTATTTCGTGTCTACTTCTTTGGATTAACTCGGGAGATTCAAGACCATGCCAGTCAAGATTACTCAAAAT aTCCCTTTGAAGTACAGGTGAAAGCAGGCTGTGAACTGCATTCTGGAAAGAGCCCAGAAGGCTTCTTTCGGGTAGCTTTCAACGGATTAGATTTACTGAGTTTCCAAAATACAACATGGGTGCCATCTCCAGATGGCGGGAGTTTGGCTCCAGATGTCTGTCATCTACTCAATCATCAGTATGAAGGCGTCACAGAAACAGTGTATAATCTCATAAGAAGCACTTGCCCCCGATTTCTGTTGGGTCTCCTGGATGCAGGGAAGATGTATCTGCACAGGCAAG TGAGGCCAGAGGCCTGGCTGTCCAGTCGCCGCAGCCTTGGGTCTGGCCGTCTGTTGCTGGTTTGTCATGCCTCCGGCTTCTACCCAAAGCCTGTTTGGGTGACATGGATGCGGAATGAACAGGAGCAACTGGGCACTAAACACGGTGATGTTCTTCCTAATGCTGATGGGACATGGTATCTTCAGGTGATCTTGGAGGTGGCATCTGAGGAGACTGCTGGCCTGTCTTGTCGAGTGAGACACAGCAGTCTAGGAGGCCAGGACATCATCCTCTACTGGG GACACCACTTTTCCATGAATTGGATTGCCTTGATAGTGCTGGTGTCCTTGGTGATTCTAATAGTCCTTGTGTTACGGTTTAAGAAGCACTG CTCATATCAAGACATCCTGTGA